ACGCATTCGTAGTCGAAGCGCTTGCCCAGCTCGCGCCGCAGCCAGCTTTCGAACACGTGCTCGCGCAGCTCCAGCTTGTGCAGCAGCGACTTGGCCGACGGCTCGCGCGCGAACGCGTCATCGTTGCGGCGCACGCGGTAGTAGGTGAAGCGCATGCCCAGGTGAGTGCGATTCACCCACTCGGCGACGTCGTTGTAGTGCTTGTCATCGACCAGCAGCGACAGCGCGAAGCCACCCAGCACGCGTTCGATGGCGCCCTGCCAGCCCTGCTCTTCCGAGCGGACCTGGATCAGTTCGCCAACGAAGGGCAGTGCCGCTTCGGCGATGCCGGTTTCCTCGGCCAGGCGCGCGCGCAGCTTCTGCATCGGCGCCGGGATGTTGGACGGTGTACGCTGCATCGCTTCGAGTTCGGCACGGACCTCGCCGAAACGGCGCTCGTCATCGCGCTTGCCACCGAGGCGATCACTGATCGCATCGTCCAGTGCCGAGGAGGCACGCTGGCGGTCCTGCAGCTCGTTCTGTGCGCGCTCGACCAGTTCGGCGAAGCCATGGGCGTCGTCCGGCAGTTCGGCCCCCAGCTGCTGCGCCGCCTGGCGTGCCTGCTCGCGCTTGGCCTTGCGACGGTCGCGCTCGGCTTCGGCGCGGCCCTGCTCGCGTTCCAGTTCCTCGATTCGTTCACCGCCCTGCTGGCGGCGCTGCAGTTCAAGTTCGGCCAGGCGCTCGGTGTGGTTGTCGAGCGCGGCGCGGCGCTGGGCTTCTTCGCCCAGCAGGCCACGGTCACGCACGTCCATCTCGCGCAGGCGCGCCTCGATCAGCGCCTGGCGGCGGCTTTCGCGGAAGCTGTCGACGCCGAGCTTCAGTGCTTCGTCGTCGCCGCGCTGGCGGTGCATTTCCTTCAGGTCGTTGTAGTAGGCGCGTGCCGGCAGCAGGGTTTCCACCTGGCGACGGGCGGTGACCACGGCCTGGTGCGCGCCGTCGAGTTCGGCGAAGTCGCTGACCAGGCGCTCGGCGGCGTCGAAGGTCTTCGGCGTGTCGAGCATGAAGTCGCGCAGGAAGACGTTGAGGTCGCCCAGGTTCTTCGCCGACTGCGTCTTGTGCAGCAGGCGCAGCGCCATTTCGTTGTCGATGCCGAGCAGGTCGCGGAAGCGCTCGGCGTAGCCGGAGAAGGTGTCGAAGTGGTGCAGGTCGGACAGCTTCTGCTTGAGCTTGCGCAGGTCCAGGTCGAAGCCGCCGAGGTCCTTGGCGATGTCGAACGGGCGCTCGGCAATCATGTAGTGCTTGCGCACGTCGCCGGCCGAGGTGCCATTGCCGGAGATCCACAGCAGGCGCACCAGGCTGACCACGCGGCCATCGCCGGCACGGTACTCCAGCACCAGTGCGGTCCAGGTCGCGCCCTTGCGCAGGTACTGGGTGGCGATTTCGCCGGTGCCGCTGTCCTGCTGGTCGGCCCACGCGCCACGCACGTAGGACACCAGGTTGCGGTCGCGGCCACTGCGCTCGGCTTCACGCGCGGCGGCGTTGAAGTCGACGATGGCCGGCGGCGTCAACAGCGCGGACATGGCATCGAGCAGGGTCGACTTGCCCGAGCCGGAACGACCGACGAACAGGAAGCCGCGCTCGGCGATCGGCACTTCGGTCAGGCCGTTGAAGGTGCCCCAGTTGTGCACCTGCAGGCGGCGCATGCGGAACTGCTGCAGGCGCGGGTCCGGCAGGCCTTCGTTGAACAGGGCGGGAGTGTGCTTGGAGATAGCCATGCGATGGTCGGGTCTCTCAGGCCTCGGCGGCCGGGGTTTCGCGCAGCTGGCGGTAGACCGCCGAAAGCTGGGACACGTCTTCGGCGGAGAACAGCAGCTTGAGCGCCGGCGAGACTTCGTGGCGGTCTTCCTGGCCGCTGAGGCGGGTCAGGATGTGGTTGTCCTTCATCTTCTGCACCGCCGAAGCGACGCGGCGGTTGAAGCCGGCGCGGTCGGTGGACAGGTTCTTCTCGTAGATGGCCAGCGCTTCGGCCATCTCGGCGTCGGCGACCACCGCGCGGTTGCCGCGCGCATCGGCCTCGGCCAGCTGCTGGCGCAGGTACAGCAGCAGCACCGAGTCGATGAAGGTCAGCGGCGAGGTGCGCAGCAGCACCGGCGCGTCGACGTCTTCGGTGTCGGCCTGGCGGGTGAAGGCCACGCCGCTGTCACGGTCCAGCACCAGTTCCAGGAACAGGTCGGCCAGCGCCGAACGGATGGCGGCTTCGCTGCGGATCAGTGCCGGCCACAGCTTGGCGTGGCGCAGCTGGTCGATGCTGGGGCCGATCAGCAGCTGGCACAGCGCGCGGCGCGCATCCAGCGGCAGGCGCCCGGTATCGCCGAGGTAGTACACGTCGTTGCCACGGCGGGGCTGCGCCACGGCCGCCACCGGTTCGGCTTCGTAGGCGTCTTCCGCCACGTCGGCCTGCGGTGCGTCGATGGGATCTTCATGCCAGCTCATGGCGTCTCTCCTGGGTGAACCAAACCAGCGGGATGCGGGCCCGACGGACCTGGCCGTCGCCACCACGCCATTGCGCAAGCTCCTGCTCGCCGGCGACCACGTTGCCGAAGCGCGTGCCCAGCGACAGGTAGCCGATGACGCTGCCAAGGCCCTGCGGCGCCTCGCGCTGCGACAGGGCCTGGGCGATGCTGAGCCGCGGCTGTGCATCGAGCAGGTCGTGCAGGTCGCGGCGCAGGGTGCGGAAGTCGATTTCGGACGAAGCGACCAGGTCGCCGACGCTCTCCAGGCTGATCGCGGCCGCGTCGTTGTACTCGACGTTGCCATCGACCTGGGCACTGCGTGGATCGTGCAGCTTCCACTGCGACCACGAGCGCAGGCGACTGGTGGTCAGCTGCAGGTCACGGCCGATGCCGCGTTGTGCGGGGAACTCGTCGCGCAGCGCCAGCGCTTCGGACTGCGCCTGCTTCAGCAGCTGGTTGAGGCGGCGCTGTTCCAGGTAGCCACGGCTCTGCACGAAGCCGCGCAGGCTGCGCGCGAAGTTCTGCAGCACGTCGTGCACCTGGCCACCGCGCTCGAGCATGGTGCTGGTGAAGCCGCGCAGGAAATTACGCTCGTTGCGGTCCAGGCGGCGGGCGAAGCCACGCGCCAGCACCGCTTCCAGCGCGGCATCGAGCTGGGCGCTCTGTTCGGCGTCGTTGAGCAGGCGCCAGAAGGCCTGGAAACTGCGGCCGGCATCGCTCTCGCCGATCACGTCCACGCCTTCGAACAGCTGCGACAGCACGTCGCCACGCTCGCCCTCATCGTCGATGATGCGTTCGCGGAAATCGCGGTTGAGCTGCTCGAAGTCGTCGCGCACGCGGCGGAAGTCCTCGGTGAGCTCGTCGGCCAGGCCGATGATCTGGCGCGCACGTTCCAGCGCGCGCTTGCCATCCAGCGCGATCACACGGCCGGCACCGACGCGGGCGATCTCGGCGTCGATGCGGTCGCGCTCGTCGCGCAGCGCCGACAGGCGCGCGTCCGGATCGGACTCGGTCTGCGCGGCCAGCTGCGAGAGCTGTTCGATGACCAGCGCCAGGCGGCTTTCAGTGGCAGCCACGCGAGCCTGCTCAAGGCCATCGGCGAAGCGGATGGCCTGCAGCGCCGCGGTCGACAGCTCGTACTGCTCCTGGTCGGCGCCCTCGGGCAGGCGGCGTTCCAGCCAGCCCTGGGCCAGCCAGTGCGCGATGTAGGCCTGCGCGGTACGCGGCAGGTCGCGCGACAGTTCGTCGCCGTTGAGCTGGTCCAGCGCGCGTTGCAGGCGCTCGTTGAGCACCGACGAGGGCAGCGTGCGCTCGCCGTCCATCAGCAGCCCCTGCAGCAGGCCGATGATTTCCGGAGCGTGGTCGGCGGCGAGCAGCTTCCACTGGGGCTGTTCGCGCAGATGGCGGTAACGGGAGATGCGTTCGCGATGCTTCATGCAGCGAAAGAGGTCTGTTGGGCTGACAAGGACGAGCCGCCACGCACGGCTGCCGCGTGGGCAGCCGTGGGCATGCCGGCCCGCAGCGGCCAGCGGGGTGCGGGCAGGCGGCTCAGCGCTTGCCGCCCACTTCGATGAAGCGCAGGAACTCGGCGCGGGTACGCGCGTCGTCGCGGAAGCTGCCCAGCATCTTCGAGGTGACCATGCTGACGCCGCGCTTGTGGATGCCGCGGGTGGTCATGCATTCGTGGGCGCCTTCGACGACCACGCCGACACCGATCGGCTGCAGCACATCCTGGATGCACTGGGCGATCTGCGCGGTCATCTTCTCCTGCACCTGGAAACGGCGGGCGTAGGCTTCGACGACGCGGGCCAGCTTGCTGATGCCCACCACCTTGCCGGCCGGCAGGTAGCCGACGTGCACGCGGCCGATGATCGGCGCCATGTGATGTTCGCAGTGGCTTTCGTACTCGATGTCGCGCAGGACGATCAGTTCGTCATAGCCGGCCACTTCCTCGAAGGTCCGCTCCATGTAGGCGCGCGGGTCGTCGCGGTAACCGCTGAACCAGTCGCCATAGGCTTCGGCGACACGGCGGGGGGTATCCAGCAGGCCTTCACGGGACGGGTCCTCACCGGCCCAGCGCAGCAGGGTGCGCACGGCATCCTCGGCCTGGTCCTGGGTCACGTCGCCCTGCGGGGCGGCCTTTTCGTTGTTCTTGCTCATTGCGTACAGCGTCCCGAACGGGGGGCGAGCATCGTACCCGACCGGGGGGGGGGTCGTCCTGTTGGGACGGTTCATCGGGGGTTCTTCCGGCGCGTACTTGCTATCGGTCTGGAGTGGGAGAGGGGGCTGCGCAGGACACGCCGTAAACCCGTCCATGGGGGCTCGATGGCGCCATCCATGGCGCCAACGGTCCTGCGCAGCCCCCTCTCCCCCTCCCTGACGGTTTCCTGCGGGCGCGGCCGGACCAGCCGAAAGCGGGGTCAAAAGCTGGGGTTCATGGCTTCGGAAACGGCTCGCGCCACTGCCCTGGTGGGTGCGGACCGTTGTCCGCACTGCTTCTGCTTCTGCCTTTCTTCTGCTTCTGCCTTTAAAGAGCCAACCCACCGCGCCCGCGGGATGTGGGGTGGGGTGGCGGAGGGCCGGACGGGGCAGGGCCGTGAGGCGCATGGATGCGCCGATCGAGCTTACATGGACGTACTTGCAGCGTGCCCTGCCCCGTCCGGCCCTCCGCCACCCCAGCCGATAGCCAGCAGGCGCAACGCTTTCCTCACTACACCCCACCCATTCATAAAAACCCATTGATAGGAATGAAATTAGTAGTATCCTATCTATCTCTTATGGACCGACCCCTCGACGAGCGCACCGTGCTGCAGATGCAGCTCAGCTCCGGCCTGCTGTACGCAGGGCGGCAGTGGCAGCGCCTGGCCGACAGCCGGCTCGGCAGCTACGGCATCTCCACCGCCTGCACCATGCCCCTGCTGATGATCGGCCGCTCCGGCGGTGGCATCCGCCAGGTTGCGCTGGCCCAGCAGCTGGGCATGGAGGGGCCTTCCCTGGTGCGCCTGCTCGACAAGCTGTGCGCCAGCGGCCTGGTCCGCCGCGAGAGCGATGCCAGCGACCGCCGCGCCAACCTGCTGTGGCTGACCGACGCGGGCCATGCGCTGGTCAGCGAGCTGGAAGACCAGTTGATCGGCCTGCGCCAGGACGTGTTCGGCGAGCTTTCCATGGATGAACTGCATGCCGTGCTGAAGGCATGGCGCCTGCTGGCCGAGGCCGCCGACCGCATCACGTAAGAGCGCTGCCCCCGAATACCGCCGCTGCCGTGCACACGCCAGCGGCTTTTACCCGTTGCCGTTGTTCTGTTGCCCCTCCCCTCCCCACTTCGCCCCCGCCCCTACCGATGCCCGGTGAATTCAGTCTCCACGGAGTGTTCGTCCCGACCCTGCTCGGGTTGATGCTGCTGGCCTATCTGGTCAACAGCGGTCTGCACGCGCTGCTGCAGCGTGCCGGCGCCTATCGCCATGTATGGCACCCGGCGCTGTTCAACCTGGCCCTGTACGGGATCGTGCTTGGCCTGCTGTTCCACCTCCTGCGTTGGATGCAATCGTGAACAAGATCGTGAAGAAGACCCTGCCGGTGCTGCTCACCAGCGCAGCCGTGATCGTCGCCCTGCTGGTGCTGCGCCAGCTGTGGGTCTATTACATGGATGAGCCGTGGACCCGCGATGCCCATGTCGGCGCCGACGTGGTGCAGGTGGCGCCGGACGTGTCCGGGCTGGTGGAAACGGTGAGCGTGGCCGACAACCAGGCGGTGAAGAAGGGCGACCTGCTGTTCGTGGTCGACCGCGCCCGTTACCGCATCGCGCTGGAGCAGGCCCGCGCCAGCCTGGGCGAGCGCCAGGCATCGGTGGCGCAGCTGCGCCGCGAGATCGGCCGTGACCGCAGCCTGCAGGACCTGGTCGCCGCCGAGGACGCCGAAGTGCGCCGCGCCAAGCTGCAGGCCGCACAGGCTGCGCTGGCCACCGCACAGGCCGCGGTCGACCTGGCCGAGCTCAACCTGGGCCGCACCGAGGTGCGCGCACCGGCCGATGGCCGGGTCAACGACCGCACCATGCGGGTGGGCGACTACGTGGTGGCCGGCAAGCCGGTGCTGGCGCTGCTGGATACCGGCTCGTTCCGCATCGATGGCTACTTCGAGGAAACCCGACTGCGTGGCGTGGCGCCGGGGCAGCGCGTGGACATCCGCCTGATGGGTGAATCGGCCCCGCTGCGCGGCCATGTCGAGAGCATCGCCGCCGGCATCGAGGACCGCTACCGCAGCAACGGCAGCAGCCTGCTGCCGAACGTGACCCCGGCCTTCGACTGGGTGCGGCTGGCGCAGCGCATCCCGGTGCGCATCGCCATCGACGAAGTGCCCAAGGGCGTCGAACTGATCGCCGGCCGCACCGCCACGGTGACCGTGGACACCGGCCGCCACCCGCACAGCGACAAGGCCGGCGCCGCGCCGACACAGGCGGGCCTGTGAACGCCGCCCTGCCCCGTCTCGGCTTGATCGTCGCGCTGGCCAGCCTGGCCGCATGCAGGACCGTTGGCCCGGATTACGCGCTGCCGGAAGGCTCGGCGTTCAAGCGCCCGCAGGCCAATGCGGCCTTCATCGATACCCAGAACCCACAGGTGGCCGCCAACCAGGCGCTGCCCGACCGCTGGTGGTCGCTGTACAACGACCCGGTGCTGGATGGCCTGATCACCCAGGCGCTGCGCGACAACGTTGAACTGAAGGCCGCTGATGCGCACCTTCGCCGTGCCGCAGCGGTGTACGAACAGGCGCTGGACGCTGGCGGCTTCGAGTACGAGGCCGAGGCCGGGGTCAGCCGCGCGCAGCTGTCGGCCGAATCGTTCCTGCAGGAACACGAGCTGCCGGTGATCAACCTGGCCGATGGCAAGTTCGCGGTCAGCTACCAGTTCGACCTGTTCGGCAAGCTCAAGCGCGGCGCCGAAGCGGCGCGTGCCGACGAGCAGTCGGTCGCTGCGGCGCGCGACCTGGCCCAGGTCAGCGTGGTCGCGCAGGTGGCCGACAGCTATCTGGAAATCTGCCACGCCAACCACGAACTGCATGTGGCCGAGCATTCGCTGCAGCTGCAGCAGCGCAGCCGCACGGTCACCGAGCGCCTGATCGCGGCCGGCCGCGGCACGCCGCCGGAACTGGCCCGCGCCAATGCCCAGGTGGCGCTGCTGGAAGCCGCACTGCCGCCGCTGCATGCGCAGCGCTCAGCGGCCGCCTATTCGCTGGCCGCCCTGCTCGGGCAGACCCCGGGCCAGCTGCCGGCCGGCGTGATCGACTGTGCACACGCCCCCAGCCTGGCGCAGCCGCTGCCGGTCGGTGATGGCCGCGCGCTGCTGCAGCGCCGCCCGGACGTGCGCCAGGCCGAGCGCACGCTGGCCTCGGCCACGGCGCGGATTGGTATCGCCACCGCCGAGCTGTACCCCGACATCCGCCTGGGTGCCTCGCTCGGTGCCGCCGGCCTGCTGGAGGACTTCGGCACGCCGATGACCCAGCAGTGGTCGATCGGTCCGCTGATCTCATGGACGCTGCCGTCTTCGGGCACGCATGCACGCATCCACGCCGCCGAGGCGGGTGCCGATGCGGCGCTGGCCGAGTTCGACCACACCGTGCTGCAGGCGCTGCGCGAGACCCAGACCGCGCTGGACCGCTACGCGCAGGACCTGCGCCGGCTGCAGTCGCTGCGCACTGCGCAGGAACAGGCCGCATTGGCCGCCGAGCAGAACCGCCGGCTGTACCAGGGCGGCCGCACGCCGTACCTGTCCAGCCTGGATGCCGACCGCAGCCTGGCCAGCAGCGATGCCACCCTGGCCGCCGCCGAAGCGCAGGTCTCGCGCGACCAGATCCACCTGTTCCTGGTGCTGGGTGGTGGCTGGCAGGCCAGCGCTGCCGCGCCCAACGCCTCGACCGCAGCAAAGTAAGCCATGAACGCCCTGACCGAACGCCAGGCCTGGCTGTTCTCGATCAAGACCTACCTGGCCGCGGTGGCCGCGCTGTACATCGCCATGGCCGGCAACCTGTCGCGCCCGTACTGGGCGATGGGCACGGTGTACATCGTCAGCCAGCCGCTGCTGGGCCCGACCCGGGCCAAGGGCGTGTACCGCATCGTCGGCACACTGGTGGCCGGCCTGGCCACCCTGCTGGTGCTGCCGGCGCTGGTGGAGACGCCGCTGGTGCTGAGCGCGGCAATGTCGATCTGGCTGGCCGGCTGCCTGTTCATGGCCCTGCTCAACCGCGGGCCGCGCGGCTACGCGTTCCTGCTGGCCGGCTACACCACCGCCTTCATCGGCTTCCCGGCGGTGACCTCGCCGGAAACCATCTTCGACACGGTGGTGGCGCGCAGCGAGGAGATCATCCTCGGCACGGTGGTGGCGGTGCTGTTCGCCTCGCTGCTGTTCCCGGCCTCGGTACGCCCGATGCTGCGCGCGCGCATCGGCAACTGGATGGAGGACGCCGCACAGTGGTGCCGGCAGATCCTTGAACGTGGCCGCGCGCATGCGCCACGCAACCGGCTGGCCGCCGACCTGGTGCAGTTCGAGGCGCTGATCGAGTTCCTGCGCCGCGATGATCCGCGCCATGCCGGTTCGGCGGTGTCGATGGAGCGCCTGCGCGAGCGCATGCTGCTGCTGTTGCCGGTGCTGTCGTCGATTGCCGACCGCCTGAGCGCGCTGCGCAGCGGTGGCCAGGCCCTGCCGGAAGGACTGCCGGCACTGGTCGATGACATCCACGACTGGCTGGACGGGCCGACCAACGCCAGCGAATACGCCCGCCTGCGCGCGCGCATCAGCGCACTGAAGCCGCAGGTGGACCGCGACCTGCAGCACCTGCAGCTGGCCAGCCTGCTACTGCGCCTGGAGGAACTGGTGGACCTGTGGCAGGACTGCCGCACCCTGCAGCACGCGATCGACCACGGCACCGCGCCGCTGGACCGCGCGCACTACCGCATCCGCACCGAGCGCGTGGCCGCCGACAAGCACGTCGACTACGGCATGGCCCTGTTCTCTGCGCTCAGTGCCGGCGTGGCCCTGATGAGCTACTGCGTGCTGTGGATCGCGCTGGGTTGGGAAGGTGGTGGCAACGGCGCGATGATGGCTGCGGTGACTGCCGCATTCTTCGCCGCACAGGATGACCCGGCACCGAGCATGGTGTCGTTCCTGGTGTGGGCGATGGTCGCCTCGGTGGTGGCCGGCGTGTACCTGTTCGGCGTGTTCCCGGCGGTGCACGACTTCGGCCTGCTGGCACTGGTGCTGGCGGTGGCGTTCCTGCCGCTGGGGCTGATGCTGCACCACCCCAAGAGCGCGCTGTTCGCACTGCCGCTGACGGTGAACCTGGCCGCGCTGCTGAGCCTGCAGAACACCTACAGCGCCAACATCCAGACCTTCCTCAACTCGTCCATCGCGATGTTCATCGGCATTGGCTTTGCGGTGGTGATGACCCGCCTGTTCCGTTCGGTCGGTGCCGAGTGGACCGCACGCCGGCTGGTGCGGCAGGGCTGGACCACGCTGGCCGAGGCCGCCGAAGGCCGCGGCCAGCAGGACCGCCAGCGCTTCGCCGCACGCATGCTCGACCTGCTGGGCCTGCTCGCACCGCGCCTGGCGGCGACGCCCGAGGGCAGCGACATTGCCTCGGTGGACATGCTCAACGAGGCACGCATCGGCCTGAACATCCTGCAGCTGCGCCGCGCGCGGCTGGAACTGCCCGAGCGCAGCCGCGAGGCGGTCGAGCACATCCTGGAAGAGATCGCCGTGCACTACCGCCGGCAGATCGCCGCGCGCAAGCCGATTGTGGCCGCCGAAGCGCTGCGCGAGCGGCTGGATACCTCGCTGGGCCGGGTCGGCAGCGTGGCCGCCTGCAAGGCCCGCGACGAAGCGTTGATGGGCCTGATCGGCCTGCGCTTCGCGCTGTTCCCGGAGGCCAAGGCATTGGCGCCGGGGTTGGCGGATGCCGACGTGCCGTCCATGTAATGCGATCCGCCGGGCATGGCCCGGCGCTACCATCGTCATCCGGTAGCGCCGGGCCATGCCCGGCGTCCTTACGCCACGGCAACAGGACGGTTCAATGAGTTACGACATAATGGTGTTCGAGGCCAGTGCGGCCCCGCGCGAGGTGGCGGCCTTCATCGCCTGGTTCGAGAAGCAGACGCAGTGGAACGAGCGCCACGAGTACGACGACCCGGCCGTCAGCAGCTCCGCATTGCAGGCGTGGTTCGCGGAGATGGCACAGGAGTTCCCGCCAATGAACGGGCCGCTGAGCAACGACGACGATGATCGTGCCGAGGTGACCGAGTACAGCATCGGTAGTCAGGTGATCTACGGCGCGTTCGCCTATTCGGTGGCCGAGCGCGCGCATGGCCGCGTGCAGGACCTGGCCGAGAAGCACGGCGTGGGCTTCTTCGACGTGAGCGCCGATGAAGCCGCGATCGTGTTCCCCGATGGGCTGGTATTGATCGCGTAGATCCACGCCATGCGTGGATGAGAGCCGAAACGACCAAAACGCGCTTCTGTGAAGCGCATCGCGCCCGCGTCAGAACAACTGGCCCTGCACCGTGGGCTGTTCGATACGCGCCGGTGCTTCGGCCACCGCTTCCGCACCCAGCCGCCATGCCATGCCACCCAATCGGCTGGCATGGCGCTTCAATGCGGCCTGCAGCACGTCGGCGCTGCCCGCCACATGCAGCACCTGGCGGGCGCGGGTCAGGCCGGTATAGACCAGTTCGCGTGACAGCACGCGGCTGTCCTGGCGCGGCAGCTGCAACCACACTTCATCGAACTCCGAGCCCTGTGCCTTGTGCACGGTCATCGCGAAGGCGCTTTCGTGCGCGGGCAGCGCCGCCGGGTGGAAGGCGCGCGGCTGCTCGACGGTGTCGCCGGGGAACCAGGCCACCATCGCGCCGCTGCTGTCGCGCAGGCAGATGCCGATATCGCCGTTGAACAGGCGGTGCCGGTAGCTGTTCTCGGTCACCAGCAGCAGGCGGCCCTGGAAGTAGCCCGGGGTGTTGCCCGCCAGCAGCTGCTCGATACGGCTGTTGAGCCCGCGCGCGCCCTGCGGGCCTTCGCGCAGCGCGGTCAGCAGGCGCAGTCGCCCGGCCTGCTGCAGGGCAAGCACTGGATCAGCCGCGTCGGCCAACGCACGCCAATGGCCCAGCAGGTGCTCGCGCTGGCCGCGCAGCGGGTCTGCCTCGCCTTCATGGAAATGCACGCCGGCCAGTTCACCGCCGCGCAGCAGCTGCAGGGCGGCGCCGGCGTCACCCTCGCGCACGGCATCTGCCAACGGGGCCAGCACCAGTGCATCGCTCTGCCGGTACCCACGTTGCAGCTGCACGCGGCGGCCGGCGAAGGCGCGTGGTTCGGCCTGGCGCTGCAGCGTGGACGGCGCCAGCAATCCACGCAGCGCCTGCGCATCATCGGCGCGGGTGCCGATGCCATCACCGCTGGCACGCAGGATCGCGCTGAGCACGTCGCCGACCTCAACCGACGGCAGCTGATCGGGATCGCCGAGCAGGATCAGCCGGGTGCCGCTGGCGATCGCATCGACCAGCTTGGCCATCATCGGCAGATCGATCATCGAGGCTTCGTCGACCACCACCACGTCCACCGGCAGCGGATTGTCGGCGTGGTGGCGGAAGCGCGGTGAATCGGGAATAACGCCGAGCAGGCGATGCAGGGTGGTGCCGGTACTGGGCAGCGCCGTGCACAACGCCGGGTCCAGTCCTTGTTCCTGCAGGCGTTGCACGGCCACGCGCAGGCTCTCGGCCATGCGTTCGGCGGCGCGCCCGGTAGGCGCGGCCAGCGCCACCTCGGGCAGCGGCTGGCCAGCGTGCCGGGCCTGCACGGCCAGCAGCAGCAACAGGCGCGCGATGGTGGTGGTCTTGCCGGTGCCGGGGCCGCCGGTGACCAGTGCCAGCGGATGGCGCAGGGTCACGCCGGCGGCGCGTGCCTGGTGATCTTCGCCGCCCAGTGCCTGCGGGAACAGCTGCGCGAACAACGGCGCCAACGCTGCCATGTCCGGCGCCGGCAGCGGATGCCGGCCGATGCGCTGCAGCCCAGCCGCCAGCTGACGCTCGTACTCGCGATAGCGGCGCAGGTAGAGCAGGCCGTTCTCCAGCACCAGCGGCGCATCGTCGGCGATGGCATCGGCCTGCTCCGGCGTCGCGACCCACGGCGATGCGCGCAACTGTGCCAGCCAGTCCTGCGCGGCAGGCCACTCGGATACGCCTTCCAGCAGCCGCTGCGGTTGCGCCGGATCGAACGCAGCATGGCCTTGCGATACCGCCAGCGACGCAAGCGCGGCCGCCAGCGCCACACTCTCGGGCGTGTCGTCGCGCAGCCGCTGCAGGCTGGTCGCCAATGCATGGTCGAGGGTGCGCAGCTGACCCTTCTGATGCAGTTCCTTCAGCAGGCTCATGCGCTGGCTCCGCGGGCACGTGCGGCCAGTTCCGCCTGGGCCTGTTCGCCACCGGCGAACAATGCATCCAGCGCATCCACCAGCGCCAGCGGGAAGCGGTCCACATGCACGCCGTTGCCGGTGCCATCCAGGCCGCGGCAGAACAGGTAGCGGATGCCGCCCATGTCGCGTTCGTAGTCGTAGGCTGCGCCGAGGCGGAAACGCAGCCAGCGATGCAGGGCCACCGTATAGATCAGCGCCTGCAGGTCGTACTCGCTGTGGCGCATGGCAATGGCCAGCAGGTCCGGGCTGTAGCCGGGCAGGCGGTTGGATTTGTAGTCGAGCACGTACCAGCGCCCGTCGCGCACGTAGGTCAGGTCGATCATGCCGGTCATCAGCCCTTCCAGGCGGCGGCGCTGGCCGAAGCCGCGTCGCGTGCTGGAAACCCCATGCGCATGCAGCACCTGCAGCAGCGCCGGCACCGTGGTCGGCTCGATGGCAAAATGGAAGTCGATTTCCGCGCGGCGCTCGCCTTCACCCAGGCTGTGCAGCGCGCCGCCTTCGGGCAGCGGCACGGTCAGCGTGTGGCCCACCAGCGGCACCAGCACCGCCACGCCATCGTCCAGGTCGACGTCGGCATAGCCTTCGTCGTGCAGCGCCTTGCGCAGCACCTCGGCCTGGCCCTCTGGGACTTCCAGGCCCGGCTGCCAGTCAGCCCAGGCAGCGAAGTCGACGTTCTCCATCGCTTCGTGCAGCACGTTGCCGAAGCGACTGCCCATGAAGCGCGGGTCGACCGCTGCGCTGTCCTCGGCCGCCGCAGCGGGTTCCGGCAGCGCGGGTTCCAGCGGCAGTTCCGGG
This portion of the Stenotrophomonas sp. WZN-1 genome encodes:
- a CDS encoding SbcC/MukB-like Walker B domain-containing protein, whose amino-acid sequence is MAISKHTPALFNEGLPDPRLQQFRMRRLQVHNWGTFNGLTEVPIAERGFLFVGRSGSGKSTLLDAMSALLTPPAIVDFNAAAREAERSGRDRNLVSYVRGAWADQQDSGTGEIATQYLRKGATWTALVLEYRAGDGRVVSLVRLLWISGNGTSAGDVRKHYMIAERPFDIAKDLGGFDLDLRKLKQKLSDLHHFDTFSGYAERFRDLLGIDNEMALRLLHKTQSAKNLGDLNVFLRDFMLDTPKTFDAAERLVSDFAELDGAHQAVVTARRQVETLLPARAYYNDLKEMHRQRGDDEALKLGVDSFRESRRQALIEARLREMDVRDRGLLGEEAQRRAALDNHTERLAELELQRRQQGGERIEELEREQGRAEAERDRRKAKREQARQAAQQLGAELPDDAHGFAELVERAQNELQDRQRASSALDDAISDRLGGKRDDERRFGEVRAELEAMQRTPSNIPAPMQKLRARLAEETGIAEAALPFVGELIQVRSEEQGWQGAIERVLGGFALSLLVDDKHYNDVAEWVNRTHLGMRFTYYRVRRNDDAFAREPSAKSLLHKLELREHVFESWLRRELGKRFDYECVDAKQLRNVDRGITREGQVKHPGDRFEKDDRSAVGDRRRWILGFNNHDKVGAFEREAQELAKRIASCETDIARLRGQRDRDNERRLACHELVSISWNEIDIAAPQQRLSDIEATLRDLREGNADLAKLAKQIDAVRADIEQSRRTYEDVRVERGQLVKERDRLDRARQQSRALVLPSLAQEQEAGLAERLQEQGPLSLETLEAHMRQVSNALNEQLSSSQQDLNRIENQLIGCFRRFIQQWPEESGDFTVSVASAEDFLARLERLERDGLPQHEERFFDLLQNQSKNNLLALQRHSAEARKSIGQRLDEVNASLEQVPFNRGTLLTIELSDRRLPEVGEFHLQLREVLSQQQTEQRELAESQFTVLRQLVNRLGSQEGEDKRWRELVLDVRMHVEFIGVELDAETRQQVEIYRSGAGKSGGQRQKLATTCLAAALRYQLGGADSQLPSYAAVVLDEAFDKADNEFTALAMNIFDNFGFQMVVATPLKSVMTLEPFIGGACFVEISGRHDSGVLLIEYDEEGKRLKLPERSRQQANEPEEAEA
- a CDS encoding DUF4194 domain-containing protein produces the protein MSWHEDPIDAPQADVAEDAYEAEPVAAVAQPRRGNDVYYLGDTGRLPLDARRALCQLLIGPSIDQLRHAKLWPALIRSEAAIRSALADLFLELVLDRDSGVAFTRQADTEDVDAPVLLRTSPLTFIDSVLLLYLRQQLAEADARGNRAVVADAEMAEALAIYEKNLSTDRAGFNRRVASAVQKMKDNHILTRLSGQEDRHEVSPALKLLFSAEDVSQLSAVYRQLRETPAAEA
- the folE gene encoding GTP cyclohydrolase I FolE codes for the protein MSKNNEKAAPQGDVTQDQAEDAVRTLLRWAGEDPSREGLLDTPRRVAEAYGDWFSGYRDDPRAYMERTFEEVAGYDELIVLRDIEYESHCEHHMAPIIGRVHVGYLPAGKVVGISKLARVVEAYARRFQVQEKMTAQIAQCIQDVLQPIGVGVVVEGAHECMTTRGIHKRGVSMVTSKMLGSFRDDARTRAEFLRFIEVGGKR
- a CDS encoding DUF3375 domain-containing protein, with amino-acid sequence MKHRERISRYRHLREQPQWKLLAADHAPEIIGLLQGLLMDGERTLPSSVLNERLQRALDQLNGDELSRDLPRTAQAYIAHWLAQGWLERRLPEGADQEQYELSTAALQAIRFADGLEQARVAATESRLALVIEQLSQLAAQTESDPDARLSALRDERDRIDAEIARVGAGRVIALDGKRALERARQIIGLADELTEDFRRVRDDFEQLNRDFRERIIDDEGERGDVLSQLFEGVDVIGESDAGRSFQAFWRLLNDAEQSAQLDAALEAVLARGFARRLDRNERNFLRGFTSTMLERGGQVHDVLQNFARSLRGFVQSRGYLEQRRLNQLLKQAQSEALALRDEFPAQRGIGRDLQLTTSRLRSWSQWKLHDPRSAQVDGNVEYNDAAAISLESVGDLVASSEIDFRTLRRDLHDLLDAQPRLSIAQALSQREAPQGLGSVIGYLSLGTRFGNVVAGEQELAQWRGGDGQVRRARIPLVWFTQERRHELA